A portion of the Saimiri boliviensis isolate mSaiBol1 chromosome 1, mSaiBol1.pri, whole genome shotgun sequence genome contains these proteins:
- the CDC42EP3 gene encoding cdc42 effector protein 3, whose translation MPAKTPIYLKAANNKKGKKFKLRDILSPDMISPPLGDFRHTIHIGKEGQHDVFGDISFLQGNYELLPGNQEKAHLGQFPGHNEFFRANSTSDSVFTETPSPVLKNAISLPTIGGSQALMLPLLSPVTFNSKQESFGPAKLPRLSCEPVMEEKAQEKSSLLENGTVHQGDTSWGSSGSASQSSQGRDSHSSSLSEQYPDWPAEDMFDHPAPCEFIKGKTKSEESLSDLTGSLLSLQLDLGPSLLDEVLNVMDKNK comes from the coding sequence ATGCCAGCCAAGACCCCAATATACCTGAAAGCAGCCaataacaagaaaggaaagaaatttaaactgAGGGACATTCTGTCTCCCGATATGATCAGTCCCCCGCTTGGAGACTTTCGCCACACCATCCACATCGGCAAAGAGGGCCAGCACGACGTCTTTGGAGATATTTCCTTTCTTCAAGGGAACTATGAGCTTTTACCTGGAAACCAGGAGAAAGCACACCTGGGCCAGTTCCCTGGGCATAACGAGTTTTTCCGGGCCAACAGCACCTCGGACTCTGTGTTCACAGAAACACCCTCCCCAGTGCTCAAAAATGCCATCTCCCTCCCAACAATTGGGGGGTCCCAAGCTCTCATGTTGCCCTTGTTGTCACCAGTGACATTTAATTCCAAACAGGAGTCCTTCGGGCCAGCAAAGCTGCCCAGGCTTAGCTGTGAGCCCGTCATGGAGGAAAAAGCTCAGGAGAAAAGCAGCCTGTTGGAGAATGGGACAGTCCACCAGGGAGACACCTCGTGGGGCTCCAGCGGTTCTGCCTCTCAGTCCAGCCAGGGCAGGGACAGCCACTCCTCGAGCCTGTCCGAACAGTACCCTGACTGGCCAGCCGAGGACATGTTTGACCATCCCGCCCCCTGTGAGTTCATCAAGGGAAAGACTAAGTCAGAGGAGTCCCTTTCTGACCTTACAggttccctcctctccctgcagcTTGATCTTGGGCCTTCACTTTTGGATGAGGTGCTGAATGTCATGGATAAAAACAAGTAA